The Prionailurus viverrinus isolate Anna chromosome B1, UM_Priviv_1.0, whole genome shotgun sequence genome includes the window attaaaaaaaaaaaaatttaaaaaaaaataaaaaaggaaagaagaaatggagacagtAATGAGGGAATGTGGTGGTGTGCCCACAATAGGTCAGGGCCCTGAAAATCAGTGTTGCTTTATGTTGCTTTGAAGATGACCCcaaaaaacttattttgaaacTATGGATAACTTACACTTTTGAAaataactcacttttttttttagtgtttatttcgagagagtgtgcatgcacacaggagtatgagtgggggagggcagagggagagaatccagcccacgtggagctcgatctcataaaccatgagatcatgatccgaggatgcttaaccaactgagccacccaggcaccctcgaagataaatcacttcttttttttttttttttttttttaaattttttttttttgaacgtttatttatttttgggacagagagagacagagcatgaacgggggaggggcacagagagagggagacacagaatcggaaacaggctccaggctctgagccatcagcccggagcccgacgcggggctcgaactccgggaccgcgagatcatgacctggctgaagtcggacgcttaactgactgcgccacccaggcgccccgaagataAATCACTTTTAATGCATTcgttttttgtgttttgctttttgcttctgGGATCACAGGTAATGTTCAGATtgctaatattaatattaataaaaataatattaatttaatataattaatatgtgtATTTGATTCTTTATTTACTTTGCAGCTTTGATTAGTTTATCCTTTGGAGGAGCAATTGGGCTGATGTTTTTGATGCTTGGATGTGCCCTTCCAATATACAAGTATgtaaaatttttgtcttttttagtgttttagggtaaattttttctacttttaaagctttaaatttttttttaaatgaaagcttcTACTGTAGAAGTAATCCTAAGAAATGTTCATTTACCAAGgacaaatctttttaaaagtgcaAAAATCACTTTTTGGTTATTGCACTTCTGCTCAGTTTTGAGCATctcttaataaaattaaagacaagaaaatttaaaatatcttttcagcAAAAAAATACCAGAAGCAGGGTCGAGAGACAGTTgactaagaaaataaagtcatgTAAGCAATTATTTTCCATAGGAtagaaagaacttttaaaaattaataggatagattagtaagaaaaataaaactaaatagaaaaatcaacaataaatatgaaaaaagaactGCCAGTTACTAATAAGCGCATGAAAATATACTcagcctctctcaaaattaaatgaaatcctTTGGTGAAGGTAAAAGCTGGGGCAAACAGGCACTGTCGTGTATGAGAAGGGAGAGGTATAGCTTCATGTAGTCTGTCATCTTGGAAGCCAGTTTCCTTGTAGCTCTTGAAGTCTATATATTCCTTGAACTAGCCCTTCCACTTAGAATTTCTCATACAGGTCTCCTGGCAGATGTTTACAAAGGTATGTGTAGTGAGGGGAGAGTATGGATGTTCATGACAATCTTGTCTGTAATAACAAAAAAAGCTGGAAGTATCCTAAAGGCCTGTCAAAAGAGAAATGGTTAAATTATAATATGTCCATCAATGGAAATAGTAGGCAATCTTAAAAACAATGAGGAGGAGCCAAGAGCTGTGAGTGCTGATATATAAAGGTGTTCAAGAtacattgttaaatgaaaaagtgCAGTGATTCATACTGTTAGAATTTATCCGTGTGGAAATATGGAAGGATCCACAAGAAGGTTGttaggagagcaagagagagaaagtagggagACATGGGCAGCTTGGAGTTTTcactttttgtgcttttttttttttttaattgactttttatgTTGAAATGATTATGTATTATCAAGAAGTTGCAAcaaaatagtacagagaggtcCCCTGTATCCTTCACACAGGCTTCCCCCAGTGGCTGTCGTACATAACTGTAGTTGTATTATCCAAACCAGGAAATTACACTGGCACAGTACAATAGCTAGACTGTTGATTCAAAGCCATCTATTTTCTATATTCTAACTTAAAAGTCTTCAATATTACTTTCagttcattttctacatttttatttcagtattttgggAGTTCATAGTGACCTAACGAGAGTTTAGGGATGTTCCAGCTTTACCCTGAGAAGGCTGTCATTCATCAAGAAGTCAAGGGCATGaatcttgaattttaaaaattactgttactatttatattttccatatgCATCTTTATTTATAgcctaaaataagaaaaataattttgggcCTTGATTCCAACTGCTataatttataaagcatttttttaacataaggaaTATTTAATCATTGTGTCATAATTCACTTTAGGAATACTATGATtctaattattactattttcagTGTTCaggttattgtttatttttaaactatgtcTTGTTTTGAACCTTGCAATATttctttggtctttattttttaaaagcgtATGTTATGTGTAGGAAAATGACATAGATAGCAAAAACtacattaacttattttttttttctagccaaTACTGGCctctctttgttctgtttttttacaTCCTTTCACCTATTCCATACTGCATAGCAAGAAGATTAGTGGATGATACAGATGCTATGAGTAATGCTTGTAAGGAACTTGCCATATTTCTTACAACAGGCATTGTTGTCTCAGCTTTTGGGCTCCCTATTGTATTTGCCAGAGCACATCTggtaagtgtatatatttttctatgaacGATTTTACATCAGACTAGGTTAAAATTGTCTCAGGAAAAAGGATAGAGATAATCTTACTTTTGTTGTTAACTGATAAAAATGATATTggagagggccgcctgggtgtctcggtcgggtaagcgtcccaactcttgatctcagctcaggtgttgatctcagggtcatgagtcagGCCCCACATTAGGCACCACGCTGGGTGTGaaccctacttttaaaaaaagaggaagaatgatACTGAAGAGCATGGCTGGGGTCTGCGGCAACAGTTGGCTTACCAGTTCTTCACTCTCAGAAGTGGGCACATCCTCTCACCCAGTGCTTAACAACCACAGGCCGCCCTCTGTAACTGTTTAAAGGCCTGAGGAGATAGTGTGTTCTTTGCATGGGAAAGTGTGAAAGAGGAGAAGGGCCTGAGATCTGTATACCTGGTCTTTCCTCCCAGACTCACCAGTCAGATTCACTCCCCCATCTCTGGGGACTTAGAGATGCCAGGGACTGACCACCCTTCCACATGGAGGGGGCGATTATTCCCCCTACTCCTTTAAAAGAATGTACATGGGTGTGTTTTCGTTTCTGGTACTTTAAATTCAATCTGCTGTCTAGATAAGATTTTAGATTCACTGAAGAAGAGTTGGAGCAAATTTCTTCATGAGCTTTAAGTTGTAGAAGTCTCTGCTGCCTCCTCAGAATCCAGAAGCCTAACTTTTGAATAATGATCATTTTCATGACTTCCTGTCTTTTTAaaggaagcaaattaaaaacagcaaTATAGAAGGACCGTTAAGTGTTGAATAGAGTGAAAGTTACTATCACAGATCTTGCTTGTTTTTATATCATGATTGGCATAGAACTAGAATCTagatttgcttttcattttctttctgtttttcctacATCTGTTAACTTAAGTGTTTATCTGTCTTATTTCTCTAGATTGAGTGGGGAGCTTGTGCACTTGTTCTCACAGGAAACACAGTCATATTTGCAACTATCCTGGGCTTTTTCTTGGTCTTTGGAAGCAATGATGACTTCAGCTGGCAGCAGTGGTGAAGGAACTACTGAACTATTGTCAAATGGACTTCTTGTCATTTGTCGGCCATCCGCGCGCACAGGAGATGGGGCAGGGATGCTGAGTGGCACAGCAAGCCTCTTGGGGGTGTTCTCAGTGCTCCCCTCTCACTTTTATTGTAAGCATACTATTTTCACAGAGACTTGCTGAAGGATTAAAAggattttctcttttggaaaagcTTGACTGATTTCACACTTCTCTCTAGTATGCTTTCTGTGGTGTCCTGCTGAATTTGAGTATTTATGTGTCcctgtttagttatttttttttttaatcaacatgcaatgttaagcatttttaaaatgtaataaccaTTTGCATTGGTTAGGAATTAGATTTCTGCTAGCTATTACTGGGCTAAAGGACATCTTttgtcttaaaattatttaacctccattgcaaaaagttaaaaaaaaaaaagttttcaatcaGTCAGGATGACATCACTCCCAATTTTATGCAGACCATTGGCATACCTTATAGACTGTACACTCAGTACGCATATAGCTGCATTTATACCTCAGAGGGGCCAAGTATTAATGCCCATGCCCTCCGTAAAGGTTGCTGGTTTTGCCAGTAAGCAGGTGTTTTGTGGACTGAAAATTATTTTACGGAATTGCCACAAAGGAGTGCTTTTCTTCTCAGTCGTTAGAGGAATTTATTGTTAAACTCAAAGGTAAGCGTGTAAAACCAGATTTTTGAGATGGTTTTTATTTATGTCTATTATAGATAGAGTGAGTTGCGTTATGGGAAGAAACGATGttgaaattccatttttttaatcctctttcTATTTATAAGTGAAATGTTTGATCTTCTATCAGCCTTTTCATATTTTACTGTGGGTGAAGTGGAACATACTACTGATAAGGAAAAGTTGTAGTGTGCATCATTTAGACCAGAAAACCTTTCCCTGCTTCCtccttttaacttattttctacGTTGTATATATTAAGTAAATTAACTTTCCAAATATAGTTTGATAACACTTTAAATTAGAGGTGTTGATCTCACCTGGAAAGTACTTGCTATGCTCTACATGCTGAGTGCCCTGCCCCGCAAGGCCTTGACATGATTAACAAGTGACTTGTTAGTCTTGCACATAAGTCATGCATTAACAATTTAAGATTTAGACCATGGTAATTGTAGTTCTTACTCTCTAAGGTTAtatcatatgtaatttaaaaatatttaagacaagtTTCCTGTATACCTCTCaacttttttgatttttatttcatcatgataGATCTGCTGTTTCCTTTTAAATGGCACTTATTGTGTGAATTAATGCAAGGTAGCCAAATCCAGCTGTATAGCAGCTTCAGACACAGAAGACCTGACCAAAAAGTTCCCAGTAACCAGGCATGATCAAATCGTTGTGGTCATTTGCATCTCAACAATTATCAGTACCTTTTGCAAGAGCTAGTAACGAAGATGTTCAAGTTGGTCCGACAGTATTTTGTTGGGGTATTTGTGTGATTTTTCACTATACTTACATAAAAATTGTTTTGCCTTCAGACAAAACTGAGTGATCGTGACagcttttatataaaatttatttctgaagaaaatgggAACCCATTTTgggtttgttcagctttttactaAAGATGCCTAAAGTCCACAGGTTTTATTGCCAGGCCCAGGTGGTGACTCTAGCTGTGAGATGGGAAGCAGAGTGAGGTATCTGCGTGTGGCTGTCCCGCCTCTACAGCAGGCTGAAGACGGCTTGCAGTGTTACAGTGATGTAGCCCTAAAGGGGATGGTACAGGCGTGCATGAATTAGCTGGCCATATAGTTGGGAACTCAGTGCGTGGGatctacttgatttttttttttgcaggaagTACACTCTCTGGCCCTTCCCGTTTTCTGTTCTAGAATATCAGTGCAGTGCACTGCGACTATTCTATTCACTTGGCCATAGACTCTTTCTCTAGCAGCCGCATATTTCTGTGTCCTGGTTGCGTTTGGCAGCATCGTGTCTCTCGTCTTGCACACGAGCTTGACATAGTGCTGTCTGATCTCTAGGCTAGTTCTTTGAGCTGTGAATTTGCCATAGAACATGCACTGATACCGCATTGCCATTCTTCTACGGAAAGAAAACTTTTGATGatgaaacaataaagattttCAATATCTATGTTACTTTGTGGgtgtttttgaaatgcaaatatgcTGCACACTTGAGCTCCTGAAGTGTGTTACTCATTTTAATAATGCAATATATTAGTCATGAATGTTAGACTTGCAGAAGTTTCACTTCCAAAACAGAATTGAAACTGTAGTAGTAAATATTACAAGGAAGCCCTGTGATTTTGAGCTATAGATTGGTAGAAGTAGGTTGGGGAAGTAGAATTTTTAACTAGCCCTTTACAAAAAAGCCATAGAGGATTCTGTTGACCTGAAAAGACTGTTGATAATCAAAAGTCAAGGTTGTACCTGTTCTTAAATTTTCAGAACCTTTTTTATGACCGTAtgttttattgtgtatttattacCATTCATTATTGGAGCATTTGGCTTTTTGCAAACCTTTCAAATAGTTAAGGGCAAGAAATCTGTGTGGCACAGTGTGATTGGAGAAAAGTGCTGTTCTCTTTTATCAAACGTGAATCTTGTCCCAAGTTGTCTTAATTATATAATCtcattatatgttttaaaaagtttaaaccaTAGTTTCTTAGTGTTTGCTCTaacatgatggggggggggggtgttgtcaAGATGATCCATATTTCTAGAGGAGACTCTGGAACATTTACGTTGAATGTGACAAGATTCAGAAGTTTCAGGTCACTTTAAATCAGCACGTCAAATTTAACAAGCAGCCATGCAACATTACCGTTAAGTGATGTGTACGTTTTACAGCTCAGGatgctttataatttataaaataggtGGGAAATTCAAAATCCTGTTTCTTCCGTTAAGCCTGTGTTATCCTTTCTCTTCGTGAAGATTAAGGAGCTCTTATTTCAATGCCTCCCAATTTTCTGGCACTCCCAGGGAAGAGAATACATcctgtaaaataaatattccagatAACTGAAGCTTGTCTCAAAAAGAACTGacagttgttttatttattttggtgaaagTATTAAATGGGTCATACACTCTTGTACTTCCTTCGAATATATTAAGGCATTTTGCGTTTTCCTTGGTAATTTAGGGTTGTCATAAATTATTTCCCCTTCTTTAAATGGCCCCAGACCCGTATTTTTCTAGAACTGTGTTTTTGCTGGCTTTTCTTACAACTGAGTCTGTGCCTAGCACTCCTTAACTTACtttgtttctagttttctaaATCTGTAGTACATTAGGAAGAGTGGAAAGTTGCCAGGGAAGAAAAATGAGGTAACCAGGTGGACTGAACCAATAATGTAACGTTTCTGCACACGGTACCTCAGTGGACCTAGCGAGGTGCTCCCACCTCTTATACAAAGGAAAGGCTGTGTGACGAGTCTTCTTCCTGTtgaaaaggctttttaaaaaactgtagcTGGTAAACTGTACACCAGACACAGGGGTTGTGACAGAGAACACGGAGGTGTGACTTGCTGTGCCGCAAGAGAAGCCTTCCAGTTCCACTTCCCGAACTTGAGGAGTTCCTTGTACTTGAGTAAGCCCCTAACTGATTTCTGAGAGCTTATATCTCTCTTCACCATTTGTTTCCAGTTGCAGAAAGTCTAGATATAAAGACGATTTTACAGTTCACTTTTACTGGACGCTCTGTACTGTATATTTTACTTCCAGTCGCTCGAAGATTGTTTGAATCCATCCTTGGGTTTAGGACCATGCCCTGCAGTCACAACAACTCAGATGTTGTTAAGCTTGTAAATTCCCATCAGAGGGAATAAAACCATCAAACTCCCAAGGTGTTTCCACAAGTCACAAGAAATTAAAACCATGTGACCATGAAACGTTCCTTTTTTGATTCTagttgtttccttgtttgtattCCTTGCGGTACTGACGGAAAAATCaggaatttttgttttagaagCCAGTAGAATGGCTAATACTGTAAAAGAGGAAGTGTTGCAGTTCACAGCCATAGAAACCATCAAATAGAATAATATAGAATGAAACAGTATTTCCATATCTCTTTGTAAGAGCATTACTGTTGAACAATTTAGTTATCTTGATTTATAGTGTGGCATTTAATGTCACATGtatctttttgtcttttggcTGATCAGCATATTCTGTAATATGTAAATACAGTTATGACCTAGAAGTCAGCGAACTTGTATAGATTTGCAAACCTCCAAAATAGATATTTTCCTGAAAGCTGGATACACTTACATAGAACATTTGAGGATTGTCTCAAAGTGTTCACAGTTGGAAAACTCCCTAGATCTAAATGAAGATGGATGGATTTTAATTCACTTTTGTCATGGTCTGAATCATCAACTTCCAAAATATAGGTGAGAATCAGCTCCAATACCTAGTTAATGAGTATAGCAGTGAAGAAAAGGGTAGTAGTCTCCCagggattaaaacaaaaacagttttgagCCATACTCCATGCTAGAAGTGACATTTGTCATTTACGAGCATAAATGGCTTAGTGATTCTGCTCACAATCCAGtgctttaaaaagtgttttaaaaaagatattactacagaggctcctggctggcttagttggtagataactgtgactcttgatcccaaggttgtaaatttgagcccatgttgggcatagagcctacttaaaaaatgtatacatatagagagagggaagggggacacacacacatacacacacacgtgtgtatgtgtgtgtgtttcacaaaAACACCTTCCAGACACTTTAAAGTGTCCAGCTGATTAGGTAGAAATGGTCTATACTCCACCTTGGCTATGTCACTGAGACACTTATGCTGAAACTCTGTTAGGTTCAAGTTTTTTTATCTAGAAAGGGTCTTTTTTTCCAATGGCAGTTTTATACTACAATGACAGCATTTAGGTAATATTGGGggataggaaaaaaataggaatacaGTCCCTCTTTGAACTAGTAATGTAGTTAGACACTCAAGAAGGTTTCAAAGGAAGCTGATTCCTATCCGATTCCTATACATGCCAAAAGGGAAGTATGGGGGTTCACAGGAGGAAAAGATTTGGGAAGCAAAAGGGAGGTAGAGGGTAATTTCCTGCTCTGCTTTGGCCCATCTTCTGCTGGCAGGCAGGGTATTGGCAAGATGAGCATTTCTCTGGAGCAGCATTGTGGTGTTGGCTCTTAAGCTTCCTGGGATTCAGGGGCAGCAGAAATCATGGCGGGCGCTTCTTGATTCTGACACCCTCACTCTGGATCCCAGATACAATGGAGATGTAAGAGGGGTggagatttaattttaaagtgaTAACCAAGATTTGCTGATGAACTGTGTGGgaaaaagagaggagtcaagggtGACTAACAAGTTTCTGATAGTCCTGTCAGGGAATGGAGGGGGAAGTAGGGAGGGTCGAAAACAGCAAAGTCCGGACCGTATGTCCAAACTACTAGTTCGTCATACCCGTTTGTTACCTCGAAGTGACAGCACTTGCCTTGTTTCAAACCTTTACCAGACAAAACAGTACTATTGACGCTTGAACCTTGTAACTACTTTACAAACTCCTGAGGGTCGACATTGTGGCACACGTCGTGGCATAGCAGTTACACCGGGGGCTCTGGGGTACACCCAGCCCGTACTGCTAACTTGCTCTTGGACTAGATGTGCAACCATAAGTGAGTTATTTAATCTGTGTCTCAATCCCACagctgcaaaatgaggataaaaatagtAGCTACCTCAAAGAGTGGCTGTGATGTTGAAATGTGACGTGCAGAGGGCTCACAGCTGATGTTAGGTACTGTTACTGTTTCTTACCAGTTCTCTGTACCGCTAAGCAGTTCCCTCTTACGTCGTAagtagacaaacaaaaaaacattttaataatccAATCTTAATAGAATATATTGCCAACAGGAGTCCCCCCTGTCAGCCTTATAATATCTCTTGGAAATTCTCTACCTACCTGGTTTCCAGGCATTCACTGCAGTAGTTCGAGGTAGTCATGAAGACCTGTTGACTATCTAATAAACACTGCAGGGTGCCCTGACATGTGCCTCCGGTGGGTTAAGTATCCGTGATCCTccttacccccacccctgcaccaaACCTGGAAAatgacacacttttttttaaagaacaggaaGCTACATTGCCAAACTTGAAACAAGAAGGGAAGAGTTTAGGTGGATCTGAAACTAAGAAATCCTGAGAGAATGAAAACGTGATCAAATTGAAGAAGAAACCACAGCCTGAAACGCAGGCGGCAAGCACATGGGAAGATACCGCATAAAATACGGGAGCCATGCCAAGGAGGCCTTCATCGCAAGTGGAGGCGTCCAGAGGCAGGAGGGGGCTCCGGCAACTTCCTGAGGGATCCCCGAGGGCGCTGCGGTGGGAGCAGCCAAGCAGCAGATCTGTTAAGCATCTCTGCATACACTCCCGTCGCCGTCTCACACCTTCCCGTCTGGGGAGGAGGACGTGTTTCCTGAAGTAGCGGAAATGGAAACACCCGAGTCCAGGAGACCAGTCACCAAGGAACCCTACTCAGTTGcacatctttttttatccctTACTCGCTGGAAACATGCCTCTCCCTTTAGTCAGGCTGCACGAGCAGGAGCAGCTGATGGTTTAGCCCAGGGGTTCTCAGTAGCAAAGATGAGTTCCCAGGCAGGGAAAAACCAAACAGTTCAGGAGTACCAActggaagaaaacaaactgacagAA containing:
- the LEPROTL1 gene encoding leptin receptor overlapping transcript-like 1 isoform X2 translates to MAGIKALISLSFGGAIGLMFLMLGCALPIYNQYWPLFVLFFYILSPIPYCIARRLVDDTDAMSNACKELAIFLTTGIVVSAFGLPIVFARAHLIEWGACALVLTGNTVIFATILGFFLVFGSNDDFSWQQW